A DNA window from Coffea arabica cultivar ET-39 chromosome 6c, Coffea Arabica ET-39 HiFi, whole genome shotgun sequence contains the following coding sequences:
- the LOC113692328 gene encoding guanine nucleotide-binding protein subunit gamma 3 isoform X1 has product MAGLGSTAKAPSLPPPRPKSPPEYPDLYGKRRELAKVQMLEREIRFLEDELKFVEGLQPASRSCKDVADYVTANSDPLMPASKRVHRSCCFWKWLCGSSCFSFSWICCQGCVPHLEMPRCCGCSNLCDCSISSSCPSIRCSKPKCHCCSCSCFSSQCFRKPACGLSCRRIPKCPSCSNCCFCNGCTSCYPKCLKVNLCNGCCTKGCCYNCYICY; this is encoded by the exons ATGGCTGGTCTGGGTAGCACCGCCAAAGCGCCTTCACTTCCACCCCCACGCCCAAAGTCACCGCCTGAGTATCCAGATTTATATGGAAAGCGGCGAGAATTAGCCAAGGTTCAAATGCTGGAAAGAGAAATTCGCTTTCTTGAG GACGAATTAAAATTCGTTGAAGGCCTTCAACCTGCTTCCAGATCCTGCAAGGA CGTTGCGGATTACGTAACAGCAAATTCAGATCCTCTCATGCCAGC AAGTAAGAGAGTTCATAGATCTTGTTGCTTCTGGAAATGGCTCTG TGGATCGTCATGCTTCAGCTTTTCATGGATTTGCTGTCAAGGCTGTGTCCCTCATCTTGAGATGCCGCGCTGCTGTGGCTGTAGTAACTTGTGTGATTGTAGTATATCATCGTCGTGCCCATCCATCAGATGTTCAAAACCCAAGTGCCACTGTTGCTCCTGCTCCTGCTTCAGTTCCCAGTGCTTTAGAAAGCCCGCATGCGGCCTAAGCTGCCGCCGCATTCCCAAATGTCCTTCTTGCTCTAACTGCTGCTTCTGCAATGGATGTACATCCTGTTACCCTAAATGTCTAAAGGTAAACCTTTGCAACGGATGTTGTACAAAAGGCTGCTGCTACAACTGCTATATATGTTATTAG
- the LOC113692328 gene encoding guanine nucleotide-binding protein subunit gamma 3 isoform X2 gives MAGLGSTAKAPSLPPPRPKSPPEYPDLYGKRRELAKVQMLEREIRFLEDELKFVEGLQPASRSCKDVADYVTANSDPLMPAKRVHRSCCFWKWLCGSSCFSFSWICCQGCVPHLEMPRCCGCSNLCDCSISSSCPSIRCSKPKCHCCSCSCFSSQCFRKPACGLSCRRIPKCPSCSNCCFCNGCTSCYPKCLKVNLCNGCCTKGCCYNCYICY, from the exons ATGGCTGGTCTGGGTAGCACCGCCAAAGCGCCTTCACTTCCACCCCCACGCCCAAAGTCACCGCCTGAGTATCCAGATTTATATGGAAAGCGGCGAGAATTAGCCAAGGTTCAAATGCTGGAAAGAGAAATTCGCTTTCTTGAG GACGAATTAAAATTCGTTGAAGGCCTTCAACCTGCTTCCAGATCCTGCAAGGA CGTTGCGGATTACGTAACAGCAAATTCAGATCCTCTCATGCCAGC TAAGAGAGTTCATAGATCTTGTTGCTTCTGGAAATGGCTCTG TGGATCGTCATGCTTCAGCTTTTCATGGATTTGCTGTCAAGGCTGTGTCCCTCATCTTGAGATGCCGCGCTGCTGTGGCTGTAGTAACTTGTGTGATTGTAGTATATCATCGTCGTGCCCATCCATCAGATGTTCAAAACCCAAGTGCCACTGTTGCTCCTGCTCCTGCTTCAGTTCCCAGTGCTTTAGAAAGCCCGCATGCGGCCTAAGCTGCCGCCGCATTCCCAAATGTCCTTCTTGCTCTAACTGCTGCTTCTGCAATGGATGTACATCCTGTTACCCTAAATGTCTAAAGGTAAACCTTTGCAACGGATGTTGTACAAAAGGCTGCTGCTACAACTGCTATATATGTTATTAG
- the LOC140008452 gene encoding protein LURP-one-related 6-like gives MMTGNSISKVPVVSKQYCSGSEIVLYVRRRPHVVNGGGFVVVDGNQKIVFRVDGCGILGRKEELVVRAGDGSELLLVRRKGGVMEALSLCRRWRGYAHDLEGSQKPIFCLREPSNSCLWMKNPITISVTSNEYRGFRDFEIRGDFTNRNCSIVDSSGRIAAQVGMCKEVEVVMASRELYNVVVKPGIDQAFVFGVIAILDYIYDGSTRC, from the exons ATGATGACTGGTAATTCGATCAGCAAAGTGCCTGTAGTGAGTAAGCAATACTGTTCAGGTTCTGAGATAGTTCTTTATGTACGAAGGAGGCCACATGTGGTGAATGGAGGCGGCTTTGTGGTCGTAGATGGTAATCAAAAGATTGTTTTCAGGGTTGATGGTTGTGGGATTCTTGGAAGGAAGGAGGAGCTGGTTGTAAGGGCTGGCGATGGTAGTGAATTGCTGCTCGTAAGGAGAAAG GGAGGAGTTATGGAAGCACTAAGCCTTTGCAGAAGATGGAGGGGATATGCACACGACTTGGAAGGATCTCAGAAGCCAATTTTCTGCTTGAGAGAACCCTCCAATTCATGTCTGTGGATGAAAAATCCCATAACAATATCCGTTACATCAAACGAGTATAGAGGTTTCAGGGATTTTGAGATCAGAGGTGACTTTACCAACAGGAATTGCAGCATAGTTGACTCCAGCGGCAGGATCGCAGCACAG GTAGGAATGTGTAAGGAAGTGGAGGTAGTAATGGCAAGCAGGGAACTGTATAATGTGGTGGTGAAGCCTGGAATTGATCAGGCCTTTGTTTTCGGAGTCATTGCTATTCTGGACTACATATACGATGGCTCCACCAGATGCTGA